A window of the Posidoniimonas polymericola genome harbors these coding sequences:
- a CDS encoding phospholipid scramblase-related protein: MTDPLSLNLLLVKEHVGMFKAANNYDIYDPATGGLVMECREPDLGLFTKLLRFTDYKRMTPFDIRVQTPDGRQVVRITRGISILLSTVDVLDENNQRIGGFKQKFFSIGGAFTVRDASDTPVCELKGKWTGWNFRFMAGETQLAQVAKKWSGIGKEMFTSADNYILEISDALPDHGAVRKLILAAVMCIDMVLKE, encoded by the coding sequence ATGACCGACCCGCTCAGCCTCAACCTGCTGCTCGTCAAAGAGCACGTGGGCATGTTCAAGGCGGCCAACAACTACGATATCTACGACCCGGCCACCGGCGGGTTGGTGATGGAGTGCCGTGAGCCCGACCTAGGGCTATTCACCAAGCTGCTCCGGTTCACCGACTACAAGCGGATGACCCCCTTCGACATCCGCGTACAGACGCCCGACGGCCGCCAGGTTGTCCGGATAACTCGGGGGATTTCTATCTTGCTCTCAACGGTCGACGTGCTCGACGAGAACAACCAGCGTATCGGCGGCTTCAAGCAGAAATTCTTCTCGATTGGCGGCGCGTTCACGGTGCGCGACGCGAGCGATACCCCCGTGTGTGAGCTCAAGGGGAAATGGACCGGGTGGAACTTCCGCTTCATGGCCGGCGAGACGCAGCTGGCGCAGGTAGCGAAGAAGTGGTCCGGGATCGGCAAGGAGATGTTCACCAGCGCCGACAACTACATCCTCGAGATCTCCGACGCGCTCCCCGACCACGGCGCCGTGCGGAAGCTGATCCTCGCCGCCGTGATGTGCATCGACATGGTGCTGAAGGAGTAG
- a CDS encoding carboxy terminal-processing peptidase: MLPVLLLAAPASARPKAPDLQDRQITKVVRVRMEAWHLTGQRVDDTVSERCLDSFLKSLDPWKLYFLQSDIDEFQQNRHRVDDMLNNNDVSFAYTIFSRFLARVEERTQTALEQIDAPHDFTVDESMIRERDDTTYPKSVDEAVERWRKRVKFDMVVQLADGKETDEAKEKLRKRYNSVRKRWDETDDDELLELFLTSMTSAFDPHSSYMSKSTLEDFDIAMRLELDGIGAALRSEDGYTTVQEIIAGGAADEDGRLKEGDIIVSVGQGATGPMDDIVDMKLRNVVKLIRGKQGTVVRLEVKPADNPKELKVYEIIRDRVELKNQEARGAVINWGRKPSGQPYKIGVVALPSFYMDMEGARRGLPNYRSTTRDVARLLSGFNDQGVDAVVVDLRFNGGGSLQESVAMTGLFIDRGPVVQVKGPDGRSIPHADDDPGMLWSGPLMVMTNKFSASASEIFAGAIQDYGRGIVVGDESTHGKGTVQQLFNLAELLFGRQTSKNWGALKLTIQQFYRPGGDSTQNRGVVSDVVIPALTQHIEGISERDLDYALSFDQVKEMRHDRFGMVNGGIKAELQRLSADRISQSADFQKDLKQINRYEEQKDKKTVTLNLEQYLAEKEELDADKEQEETFEKATDTDRPVFDMEEHYNKEAMSIVADYLRLLGEKKLAVAR, encoded by the coding sequence ATGCTTCCGGTCCTGCTGCTGGCGGCCCCGGCCTCGGCCCGGCCCAAGGCGCCGGACCTGCAGGACCGCCAGATCACCAAGGTCGTGCGGGTCCGGATGGAGGCCTGGCACCTCACCGGCCAGCGCGTCGACGACACGGTCAGCGAGCGGTGCCTCGACTCGTTCCTCAAGTCGCTCGACCCGTGGAAGCTGTACTTCCTGCAGTCGGACATCGACGAGTTCCAGCAGAACCGGCACCGTGTTGACGACATGCTCAACAACAACGACGTGTCGTTCGCCTACACAATCTTCTCCCGCTTCCTCGCCCGCGTCGAGGAACGCACCCAGACCGCGCTCGAGCAGATCGACGCCCCGCACGACTTCACGGTCGACGAGTCGATGATCCGCGAGCGTGACGACACCACCTACCCCAAGTCGGTCGACGAGGCGGTCGAGCGGTGGCGCAAGCGGGTCAAGTTCGACATGGTCGTGCAGCTCGCCGACGGCAAAGAGACAGACGAGGCCAAGGAGAAGCTCCGCAAGCGTTACAACAGCGTCCGCAAGCGTTGGGACGAGACCGACGACGACGAGCTGCTCGAGCTGTTCCTGACCTCGATGACCTCGGCCTTCGACCCGCACTCCAGCTACATGTCGAAGTCGACCCTTGAGGACTTCGACATCGCGATGCGGCTGGAGCTCGACGGCATCGGCGCCGCGCTCCGCAGCGAGGACGGCTACACCACCGTCCAGGAGATCATCGCCGGCGGAGCCGCCGACGAGGACGGCCGCCTCAAGGAGGGCGACATCATCGTCAGCGTCGGCCAGGGCGCAACCGGCCCCATGGACGACATTGTCGACATGAAGCTGCGCAACGTGGTCAAGCTGATCCGCGGCAAGCAGGGCACCGTGGTCCGGCTCGAGGTGAAGCCGGCCGACAACCCCAAGGAGCTGAAGGTCTACGAGATCATCCGCGACCGCGTCGAGCTCAAGAACCAAGAGGCCCGCGGCGCCGTCATCAACTGGGGCCGCAAGCCCAGCGGCCAGCCCTACAAGATCGGCGTTGTCGCGCTGCCCAGCTTCTACATGGACATGGAGGGCGCCCGCCGCGGCCTGCCCAACTACCGCAGCACCACCCGCGACGTCGCGCGGCTCTTGAGCGGCTTCAACGATCAGGGCGTCGACGCCGTGGTCGTCGACCTGCGGTTCAACGGCGGCGGCTCGCTGCAGGAGTCGGTCGCGATGACCGGCCTGTTCATCGACCGCGGCCCCGTGGTCCAGGTGAAGGGTCCGGACGGACGCAGCATCCCGCACGCCGACGACGACCCCGGCATGCTGTGGAGCGGCCCGCTGATGGTGATGACCAACAAGTTCAGCGCGTCGGCCAGCGAGATCTTCGCCGGCGCCATCCAGGACTACGGCCGCGGCATCGTCGTCGGCGACGAGTCGACCCACGGCAAGGGCACCGTGCAGCAGCTGTTCAACCTGGCCGAGCTGCTGTTCGGCCGGCAGACCAGCAAGAACTGGGGCGCCCTCAAGCTGACCATCCAGCAGTTCTACCGCCCCGGCGGCGACAGCACCCAGAACCGCGGCGTCGTGTCCGACGTGGTGATCCCGGCGCTGACGCAGCACATCGAGGGGATCTCCGAGCGTGACCTCGACTACGCCCTCTCCTTCGACCAGGTCAAAGAGATGCGGCACGACCGCTTCGGCATGGTCAACGGCGGCATCAAGGCCGAGCTGCAACGGCTGTCCGCCGACCGCATCTCGCAGTCGGCCGACTTCCAGAAGGACCTCAAGCAGATTAACCGCTACGAGGAGCAGAAGGACAAGAAGACTGTCACGCTGAACCTCGAGCAGTACCTGGCCGAGAAGGAAGAGCTGGACGCCGACAAGGAGCAGGAAGAGACCTTCGAGAAGGCGACCGACACCGACCGCCCGGTGTTCGACATGGAGGAGCACTACAACAAGGAGGCGATGTCGATCGTCGCCGACTACCTGCGCCTGCTCGGCGAGAAGAAGCTGGCCGTCGCCCGCTAG